In a genomic window of Octadecabacter temperatus:
- the mgtE gene encoding magnesium transporter encodes MADTVDMIEEDEGLPKNLVATVTDAVELGDAAVVDALLDPLHPADIADLYEQIDQRDRAALLQLWKGGMDGDILSELGDDLREEVINALEPTELAEAVRDLESDDVVDLVEDLDEEQQWQVLAALEAGDRVAVEKALAYPEESAGRLMQVEVVRSPSHWTVGEAIDYLRASDDLPEHFYHVVLVDPRMKPVGYVALGRLLGTPRAIHLTELVEASFRTFRVDQDEEDVAYAFNQYHLISAPVVDEDDRLVGVITIDDAMVVLDEEHDEDILRLAGVDAESSLTDKVIATTKRRFPWLAVNLVTAIFASLVIAMFEETIATLVALAVLMPIVASMGGNAGTQSLTVAVRSIATKDLTGANVWRVIRREVLVGLVNGAIFAVIMGLVGWIWFGQPMIGVVIALAMVINMVVAGLAGTGIPVVLEKMGVDPALASGAFVTTVTDVVGFFSFLSLAAVMLL; translated from the coding sequence ATGGCTGATACCGTCGACATGATTGAAGAAGACGAAGGCTTGCCCAAGAACCTTGTCGCAACCGTTACTGATGCTGTTGAACTCGGTGACGCGGCAGTCGTTGACGCCCTTCTTGACCCGCTTCACCCAGCCGATATCGCCGACCTCTATGAGCAAATCGACCAACGTGACCGTGCTGCATTGTTGCAGCTTTGGAAGGGCGGGATGGATGGGGATATCCTGTCTGAGCTTGGCGATGACCTGCGCGAAGAGGTCATCAACGCGCTTGAACCAACTGAGTTGGCGGAGGCCGTGCGCGACCTTGAATCCGATGATGTTGTCGACCTTGTTGAAGACCTCGACGAAGAACAGCAGTGGCAGGTTCTGGCCGCGCTTGAGGCTGGGGACCGTGTCGCCGTTGAAAAGGCGCTGGCCTATCCCGAGGAATCCGCCGGTCGCCTTATGCAGGTCGAAGTCGTGCGTTCGCCGTCCCATTGGACGGTTGGCGAAGCGATTGATTACCTGCGTGCGTCCGACGATTTGCCGGAACATTTTTATCACGTCGTTCTTGTTGATCCACGTATGAAACCCGTAGGTTATGTAGCGTTGGGGCGTTTACTTGGCACGCCGCGCGCGATCCATCTCACTGAATTGGTAGAGGCAAGCTTTCGTACGTTTCGTGTCGATCAGGACGAAGAAGATGTCGCCTATGCCTTCAATCAATACCACCTGATTTCGGCACCTGTTGTTGACGAAGATGACAGGCTGGTCGGCGTAATTACTATTGATGACGCGATGGTGGTACTGGACGAGGAACACGACGAAGATATTCTGCGACTTGCGGGTGTCGATGCTGAATCGAGCCTGACAGACAAAGTGATCGCGACCACCAAGCGCCGCTTCCCGTGGCTGGCGGTAAACTTGGTCACCGCGATTTTCGCCTCGCTTGTTATCGCTATGTTTGAAGAAACCATCGCGACACTTGTGGCGTTGGCTGTATTGATGCCCATTGTGGCATCCATGGGGGGGAATGCGGGTACGCAATCGCTGACGGTTGCTGTGCGTTCAATCGCGACCAAAGACCTTACTGGTGCCAACGTTTGGCGAGTGATCAGACGTGAAGTTCTCGTGGGCCTTGTGAACGGCGCGATATTTGCTGTTATTATGGGGCTCGTTGGCTGGATTTGGTTCGGCCAGCCCATGATCGGTGTGGTAATCGCACTGGCAATGGTCATCAACATGGTCGTCGCGGGCTTAGCGGGTACTGGAATCCCCGTTGTGCTTGAGAAAATGGGCGTTGATCCGGCCTTGGCATCCGGTGCATTTGTGACCACCGTTACGGATGTCGTCGGCTTCTTCTCCTTCCTAAGCCTCGCCGCAGTGATGCTCTTATGA
- a CDS encoding 5-formyltetrahydrofolate cyclo-ligase encodes MTLQERKDAARKSAFAARKIAHQAGMGHAGHLSSVLAGYRGVPLAGYAQMRTEIDPSAAMEEASAHGPVCLPVIEAAGSPLKFRAWSPECAMIEGAFGARIPESGDWVTPEILIVPLVAFSRNGGRLGYGGGFYDRTLEGLRAIKPTLAIGFAYAAQELDDLPLEPTDQPLDLIVTEQGIIEPS; translated from the coding sequence ATGACCCTTCAGGAACGCAAAGACGCAGCCCGAAAATCCGCTTTTGCTGCGCGCAAAATAGCCCATCAAGCAGGCATGGGGCACGCTGGGCATCTGTCATCTGTGCTTGCAGGCTACCGCGGTGTGCCGCTTGCCGGTTACGCGCAGATGCGCACCGAAATAGACCCATCCGCTGCTATGGAAGAAGCCAGCGCACATGGCCCCGTTTGTTTGCCCGTGATTGAGGCTGCTGGAAGTCCTTTGAAATTTCGCGCTTGGTCACCTGAATGTGCGATGATCGAAGGCGCATTTGGCGCGCGCATCCCTGAAAGCGGTGACTGGGTTACGCCTGAAATCCTGATCGTCCCACTGGTTGCGTTTTCACGCAACGGTGGACGGCTTGGCTACGGCGGCGGCTTTTATGACCGCACCCTCGAGGGCTTGCGCGCGATCAAGCCGACGCTGGCCATCGGTTTCGCCTACGCCGCACAAGAACTCGACGATCTGCCGCTCGAACCGACGGACCAACCACTCGACCTGATTGTCACTGAACAAGGCATCATCGAGCCCTCTTAA
- a CDS encoding TIGR00282 family metallophosphoesterase, with protein MKILFLGDVMGRAGRTGIIERLPKLREDWKLDFVVVNGENASNGAGLTATHAKALLDAGADVLTLGDHAFDQKDMMQYCEAEPRIIRPLNYSKASPGKGFRVFEATRGRKVLVAQVLGQVFMKRAFDDPFSAVETVLKTHPMGGNVQASLIDVHCEATSEKMAMGHYCDGRASIVVGTHTHVPTSDTMILPGGTAFQSDAGMCGDYNSVIGMQKEEPMRRFITGMPKSRFEPAKGEATLSGIYVETDDRTGKATRVEPVRQGGRLSQQGPM; from the coding sequence ATGAAAATACTCTTTCTTGGCGACGTCATGGGCCGCGCTGGCCGCACTGGAATTATCGAACGGCTTCCCAAGCTGCGCGAAGATTGGAAACTCGATTTTGTCGTGGTGAACGGCGAAAACGCGTCCAACGGGGCGGGTCTGACAGCGACCCATGCCAAAGCACTTCTCGACGCGGGTGCTGATGTGCTGACCCTTGGCGACCATGCCTTTGATCAAAAGGACATGATGCAATATTGCGAGGCCGAACCGCGCATCATCCGCCCGCTGAACTATTCCAAAGCCTCACCAGGTAAGGGGTTTCGCGTGTTTGAGGCCACCCGTGGGCGTAAAGTCCTTGTGGCTCAGGTTCTTGGGCAGGTCTTTATGAAGCGCGCATTTGACGACCCGTTTTCCGCCGTGGAAACGGTTCTGAAAACCCACCCGATGGGTGGCAATGTGCAGGCCAGCCTGATTGATGTGCACTGTGAAGCTACCTCTGAAAAGATGGCGATGGGCCATTACTGCGATGGGCGTGCGTCGATTGTCGTTGGCACGCACACACATGTGCCGACTTCGGACACGATGATTTTGCCCGGTGGCACGGCGTTCCAATCTGATGCTGGCATGTGCGGCGACTACAATTCCGTCATCGGCATGCAAAAAGAAGAACCGATGCGCCGTTTCATCACAGGCATGCCCAAATCGCGCTTTGAGCCCGCCAAGGGCGAGGCGACGTTGTCGGGCATCTATGTGGAAACCGATGACCGTACGGGTAAGGCCACGCGCGTTGAACCCGTGCGTCAGGGCGGACGGTTAAGCCAGCAAGGCCCCATGTGA
- a CDS encoding SLC13 family permease, producing the protein MLELFEISQTGQAVLTLTVVAIMFVLFLRESYPTEVVALTGVSLLLASGVLPYDDALEVLSNPAPWTIAAMFIVMGALVRTGSLDALTALAERNAKTRPALALGALMAFVVLASAIVSNTPVVVVMIPIFVQLAKSMGLSASKLLIPLSYGAILGGTLTLIGTSTNLLVDGVARAEGLEPFTIFEVTPLGVVLVIWGMIYLGVIAPKLLPDRDSMANLLSDRSKMRFFTEAVIPPESNLIGREVTGVQLFKREGVRLVDVVRGDTSLRRNMAGVELAVGDRVVLRTAMTELLSLQATKELKRVDQVSAVESQTVEVLITPGCKMIGRTLGAMRLRRRFGVYVLAVHRRNQNIGRQLDDLVVRVGDTLLLEGSAEDIQRLATEMDMVDVSQPSARAYRRAQAPIALLALAMIVGLAAFGVAPIFLLSILAVAIVLITRCIDADEAFGFVDGRLLTLIFSMLAVGAALQASGAVELIVKGVAPGLAVLPPFLIIWAIYLLTSVLTEMVSNNAVAVVVTPIAIGLALELGYDPRPLVVAVMVAASASFATPIGYQTNTLVYGPGGYKFSDFLKVGVPLNLSIGILASAVIPYLWPL; encoded by the coding sequence ATGCTCGAGCTTTTCGAAATTTCGCAAACAGGACAGGCGGTGCTAACGCTCACCGTCGTCGCCATCATGTTCGTGCTGTTTTTGCGCGAAAGCTACCCGACCGAGGTGGTTGCCCTAACGGGTGTTTCACTGCTGCTCGCATCAGGTGTGTTGCCCTATGACGACGCGTTGGAAGTGCTGTCCAACCCAGCGCCGTGGACGATTGCCGCGATGTTCATCGTTATGGGCGCATTGGTGCGAACAGGGTCGCTGGATGCACTGACGGCGCTGGCCGAACGCAATGCCAAGACGCGACCTGCCTTGGCGCTGGGCGCATTGATGGCGTTTGTTGTGCTGGCCTCCGCAATTGTGTCCAACACGCCTGTCGTGGTCGTGATGATTCCGATCTTTGTTCAACTGGCGAAATCGATGGGGCTTTCGGCGTCTAAGCTGTTGATACCATTGTCGTACGGCGCGATTTTAGGGGGCACACTGACGTTGATTGGTACGTCCACCAACCTGCTTGTTGACGGTGTTGCACGTGCCGAAGGACTTGAGCCATTCACAATTTTCGAGGTCACTCCGCTGGGTGTTGTCCTCGTCATTTGGGGCATGATTTACCTTGGCGTTATTGCGCCAAAACTGCTGCCTGACCGTGATAGCATGGCGAACCTTCTGTCGGATCGCTCAAAGATGCGCTTCTTTACCGAAGCCGTTATCCCACCGGAATCCAACTTGATTGGCCGCGAGGTTACGGGTGTGCAGCTGTTCAAACGTGAAGGCGTGCGCTTGGTCGATGTTGTGCGCGGTGATACGTCATTGCGCCGCAATATGGCGGGTGTTGAATTGGCCGTTGGTGACCGTGTTGTACTACGCACCGCGATGACTGAACTGCTGTCTTTGCAAGCCACTAAAGAGCTGAAACGCGTTGACCAAGTGTCCGCAGTGGAATCCCAAACGGTTGAGGTTTTGATCACACCAGGCTGTAAAATGATCGGCAGAACGCTGGGCGCGATGCGTCTGCGCCGTCGTTTTGGTGTGTATGTTTTGGCTGTGCATCGGCGCAATCAGAACATTGGCCGTCAGTTGGATGATCTTGTAGTGCGGGTCGGGGATACGCTTCTGTTGGAAGGGTCAGCGGAAGACATTCAGCGCCTCGCGACTGAGATGGATATGGTTGACGTCTCGCAGCCATCCGCGCGCGCGTATCGACGTGCACAAGCCCCCATCGCTTTGCTTGCACTTGCTATGATCGTTGGGCTGGCGGCGTTTGGTGTCGCTCCGATTTTCCTGCTGAGCATTCTTGCCGTCGCAATCGTTCTGATCACCCGCTGTATTGATGCGGATGAAGCCTTTGGTTTTGTTGATGGGCGTTTGCTGACCCTCATCTTTTCGATGCTTGCGGTAGGGGCCGCATTACAAGCGTCGGGCGCGGTTGAGCTGATCGTCAAAGGTGTGGCACCGGGCCTCGCGGTGTTGCCGCCGTTCTTGATCATTTGGGCGATTTACTTACTGACGTCTGTGCTGACCGAAATGGTGAGCAACAACGCAGTTGCGGTGGTTGTCACGCCAATCGCCATCGGGCTGGCGCTAGAGCTTGGTTATGATCCGCGTCCCTTGGTTGTGGCCGTTATGGTCGCGGCATCCGCCAGCTTTGCCACTCCCATCGGCTATCAGACCAACACATTGGTCTATGGTCCTGGTGGGTACAAATTCAGCGACTTCCTGAAGGTCGGCGTGCCATTGAACCTAAGCATCGGCATCTTGGCCTCTGCGGTGATCCCGTACCTCTGGCCGCTCTAG
- a CDS encoding SLC13 family permease — protein sequence MTTDQIILFSLFTAVFGMLLWGRFRYDLVAFTALMVGVVLGAVPTKDAFSGFGHPATIIVALVLVVSAGLVRSGAVYLITRTLVDASRKLGAHIAIMGAIGGLLSAFMNNVAALALLMPVDIQTARKAGRDPGLSLMPLSFATILGGMATLIGTPPNIIIASIREENLGEPFKMFDFAPVGGITAIAGLIFVALIGWRLIPTREGKATGATLDSYTDYLAELTVPEKSKHIGKRVSELYDIAEKNDVAILGLIRDGKRRYGTAKNTKLQASDVLVMEAAPEALDEFRAALNLDFSDTKREELLAASDGLVKIEVVATETSRITGKTAEAIGLAWRQRTVLMGLSRKGKSVKSQMRKTVIEAGDILLLLAPQDAANDVTEWLGCLPLADRGVAVTANSKVWLAIGLFAGAVALASFGLIYLPIALGLVVVAYVLAKIVPISELYTHIEWPVVVLLGSMIPLGAALETSGGTELISGSLVQLTSGLAPWMILTVLMIVTMTLSDVLNNTATTIVAAPIAIQMAQSLNVSPDPFLMAVAVAASSAYLTPIGHKNNTLILGPGGYSFGDYWRMGLPLELLVVAVSIPSILVFWPL from the coding sequence ATGACAACTGATCAAATTATCCTGTTTTCGCTTTTCACCGCAGTTTTCGGCATGCTCCTTTGGGGGCGCTTTCGCTATGATCTTGTGGCCTTCACCGCCCTCATGGTCGGCGTGGTCTTAGGTGCGGTGCCAACCAAGGACGCCTTTTCTGGCTTTGGCCATCCGGCGACGATCATCGTGGCGCTGGTGCTTGTGGTGTCTGCTGGCTTGGTACGCTCTGGCGCCGTCTATCTTATTACCCGCACGCTGGTAGACGCATCGCGTAAATTGGGCGCGCATATTGCGATTATGGGCGCGATTGGCGGGTTGTTGTCTGCCTTCATGAACAACGTTGCGGCCCTTGCGCTGCTGATGCCCGTCGACATTCAGACCGCCCGCAAAGCTGGCCGTGATCCGGGCCTGTCTTTGATGCCGCTTAGCTTCGCGACGATCCTTGGTGGCATGGCCACCCTTATCGGTACGCCCCCGAACATCATCATCGCCTCCATCCGCGAAGAGAACTTGGGCGAGCCGTTCAAGATGTTTGATTTCGCCCCTGTCGGCGGCATCACAGCGATTGCTGGATTGATTTTTGTGGCCCTGATCGGGTGGCGTTTGATCCCGACACGCGAAGGCAAAGCCACAGGCGCGACACTTGACAGTTATACAGACTACCTCGCCGAGCTGACTGTGCCCGAAAAAAGCAAACACATCGGCAAGCGCGTCTCCGAACTCTATGACATTGCTGAGAAAAACGATGTCGCAATCCTTGGCCTTATCCGCGACGGCAAACGCCGTTACGGCACGGCAAAGAACACCAAACTTCAAGCGAGTGACGTGCTGGTTATGGAAGCTGCGCCTGAGGCTTTGGATGAGTTCCGCGCTGCTTTGAACCTCGATTTCTCTGACACTAAACGCGAAGAACTTCTTGCGGCATCTGATGGCCTCGTGAAGATCGAGGTGGTCGCGACTGAGACGTCGCGCATCACAGGTAAAACCGCTGAGGCGATTGGGTTGGCATGGCGTCAGCGCACCGTGTTGATGGGCCTGTCGCGCAAGGGTAAGTCCGTCAAATCCCAGATGCGTAAAACCGTGATTGAGGCTGGCGACATCCTGTTGCTGCTTGCCCCACAAGACGCCGCCAATGACGTAACAGAATGGCTCGGTTGCTTGCCGCTGGCAGATCGCGGCGTGGCTGTGACTGCGAACTCTAAGGTCTGGCTCGCGATTGGTCTGTTCGCTGGTGCCGTCGCCTTGGCAAGCTTTGGTTTGATTTACCTACCAATCGCCCTTGGTCTTGTTGTGGTGGCCTATGTGCTCGCAAAGATTGTTCCCATCTCCGAGCTTTACACCCATATTGAATGGCCCGTTGTCGTGCTCCTTGGCTCGATGATCCCTTTGGGCGCAGCCTTAGAAACGTCTGGCGGCACCGAGCTCATCTCAGGCTCGCTCGTGCAGCTGACCAGTGGCCTCGCGCCGTGGATGATCCTGACAGTTCTGATGATCGTCACCATGACCCTGTCTGACGTACTGAACAACACCGCCACCACAATCGTCGCGGCCCCTATCGCGATCCAAATGGCGCAATCGCTGAATGTGTCCCCTGACCCGTTTCTGATGGCTGTCGCAGTTGCTGCATCCAGCGCCTACCTCACGCCAATTGGTCATAAGAACAACACGCTGATCCTTGGTCCTGGCGGGTATTCGTTTGGCGATTACTGGCGTATGGGCCTACCGCTCGAATTGCTTGTGGTTGCCGTTTCGATCCCATCGATCCTCGTGTTCTGGCCTCTCTAG
- a CDS encoding YebC/PmpR family DNA-binding transcriptional regulator, with product MAGHSKWANIQHRKGRQDKIRGKLFSKLSKEITIAAKMGDPDVDNNPRLRMAVKEAKSLSMPKDNIDRAIKKAIGGDAENYDEIRYEGYGPGGVAVIVEAMTDNKNRTASTVRSTFSKSGGNLGETGSVGFMFDRKGEVVYPVSVGDADTVMMAAIEAGAEDVQSDDENHVILCADTDLNDVSTALEADLGESESTKLIWQPNIMSDLDVEGVEKLMRLVDALEDDDDIQKVTTNMDATDEVMQAYAELEG from the coding sequence ATGGCAGGCCACTCAAAATGGGCGAATATTCAGCACCGCAAAGGGCGCCAAGATAAAATTCGCGGCAAGTTGTTTTCCAAATTGTCCAAAGAGATCACGATTGCCGCCAAGATGGGCGACCCTGATGTCGACAACAATCCGCGTCTGCGTATGGCCGTAAAAGAGGCGAAAAGCCTGTCGATGCCAAAGGACAACATCGATCGCGCGATCAAGAAGGCGATCGGTGGCGACGCCGAGAACTACGACGAAATCCGCTATGAGGGCTACGGCCCGGGTGGTGTTGCTGTGATCGTTGAAGCGATGACCGACAACAAAAACCGCACAGCATCGACCGTGCGTTCCACGTTCTCTAAATCGGGCGGTAACTTGGGTGAAACCGGATCCGTTGGGTTCATGTTCGATCGCAAGGGTGAAGTCGTTTACCCTGTGTCCGTTGGCGATGCCGACACAGTGATGATGGCTGCGATTGAAGCTGGCGCGGAAGACGTGCAAAGCGACGATGAGAACCATGTGATTTTGTGTGCCGACACGGACTTGAATGATGTGTCTACTGCGCTTGAAGCTGATTTAGGCGAGTCTGAATCGACGAAGTTGATCTGGCAGCCAAACATCATGTCCGACCTTGACGTTGAAGGCGTTGAAAAGCTGATGCGTTTGGTTGATGCGCTTGAGGATGACGATGACATTCAGAAAGTCACAACCAACATGGATGCGACGGACGAGGTTATGCAGGCCTACGCAGAGCTGGAAGGCTGA
- a CDS encoding LysE/ArgO family amino acid transporter, with protein MLTAYLYGFGVSFSLILAIGAQNAFLLKQGLRREHVLPLVLVCACSDALLITVGVFGVTALTEVVPAFAPVMLWLGAAFLFVYGAFSFWRAWRGGAALDPASGAATSLKAAVLFCLAITYLNPHVYLDTVLLIGAAATRFEGAEVAFWAGAVTSSFVFFFSLGYGARLLAPVMAKPGSWRVLEALIGCVMWAIALGLIFKG; from the coding sequence ATGCTGACGGCATATTTGTACGGTTTTGGTGTTTCTTTTTCTTTGATCTTGGCGATTGGGGCGCAAAATGCGTTTTTGTTAAAGCAAGGTTTGCGGCGCGAGCATGTGCTGCCTTTGGTTTTAGTTTGTGCTTGTTCGGATGCTCTGCTGATCACTGTCGGGGTGTTCGGGGTAACGGCATTGACGGAAGTCGTACCTGCTTTTGCGCCTGTTATGCTCTGGCTCGGCGCTGCGTTTCTGTTCGTTTATGGTGCGTTCAGTTTTTGGCGCGCGTGGCGGGGAGGGGCGGCGCTGGACCCTGCGAGTGGTGCTGCGACGTCGCTCAAAGCGGCGGTGCTGTTTTGCCTCGCGATCACTTATTTAAACCCGCATGTGTATTTGGATACGGTGTTGCTTATAGGGGCGGCTGCGACACGCTTTGAGGGCGCGGAAGTTGCGTTCTGGGCTGGGGCGGTGACGTCATCCTTCGTGTTCTTTTTCAGTCTCGGGTATGGGGCGCGACTGTTGGCACCCGTGATGGCGAAGCCCGGTTCATGGCGTGTTCTTGAGGCGCTTATTGGTTGCGTGATGTGGGCCATCGCTTTGGGCTTGATCTTCAAGGGTTAG
- a CDS encoding DMT family transporter: MAAQDRPLIGMFWMVLTGLNFVAVTAIVKHVGSDVPAAQGAFLRYLLGLVFLIPMIRPIMAAHLTKRQLKLFAGRGVVHTIAVILWFYAMARIPIADVTAMNYLSPVYVTLGAALLLKEALPPRRLAAVVMALLGAIIILRPGFREIDPGHIAMLGTALMFAAGYLIAKQLSGEVSAAVVVGMLSITVTIGLAPFAWVVWVPVSWADVGWLFLVACFATAGHYSMTLAFASAPLTVTQPVTFLQLVWAVLLGALVFGEPVDGWVVFGGAVIMASISFITWREAVAKRRITPTAHQTKG, encoded by the coding sequence ATGGCTGCACAAGATCGCCCCCTTATTGGAATGTTCTGGATGGTCCTGACGGGCCTGAATTTCGTGGCTGTTACCGCCATTGTGAAACACGTCGGATCTGATGTGCCTGCTGCACAGGGCGCGTTTTTGCGGTACTTGCTGGGCCTCGTGTTCCTTATCCCGATGATACGGCCGATCATGGCGGCGCATCTAACGAAACGGCAGCTGAAACTGTTTGCTGGGCGCGGCGTGGTGCACACGATTGCTGTGATCCTTTGGTTCTATGCGATGGCCCGCATCCCGATCGCGGATGTTACGGCGATGAACTATCTGTCCCCCGTCTATGTGACTTTGGGTGCCGCGTTGTTGCTGAAAGAGGCATTGCCGCCGCGCCGCTTGGCGGCTGTTGTGATGGCGCTGCTGGGGGCGATAATTATTTTGCGACCCGGTTTTCGCGAGATTGATCCGGGCCATATTGCGATGCTTGGGACGGCGTTGATGTTTGCGGCGGGCTACCTGATTGCCAAGCAATTAAGTGGTGAAGTCAGCGCTGCGGTGGTTGTTGGCATGTTGTCGATAACGGTGACCATTGGTTTGGCACCCTTTGCCTGGGTGGTTTGGGTTCCTGTTAGTTGGGCGGACGTTGGTTGGCTGTTCCTTGTGGCGTGCTTTGCCACGGCGGGACATTATTCAATGACACTGGCGTTTGCGTCGGCACCGTTGACGGTCACCCAACCGGTCACGTTCTTGCAGCTGGTTTGGGCTGTATTGCTTGGGGCGTTGGTCTTTGGCGAACCGGTGGATGGTTGGGTCGTGTTTGGCGGCGCGGTTATCATGGCATCGATTAGCTTTATCACATGGCGTGAAGCCGTAGCGAAGCGACGTATTACCCCTACGGCACACCAGACCAAAGGTTAG
- the dnaG gene encoding DNA primase yields the protein MSLPPGFLDELRTRLSIGQVVGRKVMWDQRKSNQGKGDLWAPCPFHQEKSASFHVDDRKGYYYCFGCHAKGDAISFVRETENVGFMEAVEILAGEAGMTMPKRDPQAQAKSDRRTLLAEVMEQAVQYYRLQLKTGAGAEARDYLAGRGLNDAALERWEIGLAPQGWQNLWDHLTSKGVAEDLILGAGLGKPSNQGKKPYDTFRHRIMFPIRDARGRCIAFGGRAIDPNDNAKYLNSPETELFDKGRSLFNYAPAREAAGKGQPLLVAEGYMDVIALSEAGFGAAVAPLGTAVTETQLQMMWRIAPEPVITLDGDTAGQRAAMRVIDLALPLLEAGQSVRFAMMPEGQDPDDLLKSAGAGAMREKVEGALPMVQLLWQREIEGKVFDSPERKAALDKALREKIKLIKDPSIRSHYGQAIKDMRWELFSNNRKPSGGGQQRSTWTPKGAKLPAQMSTKASLLGGGSSSEDHLREAVILAVLIRNPKILNDFYGALERMLCSGPDIAMLRDALLKVEPEDNVEALLNNDLGDAPLAKLFAQAHVAITPAVRRPDNGELARMCLAEELAKLTSRRGHAHEVQDAIDEMNSDVADERLTARLAQSIAAMNNAGRQDGDDSAQYDTSDNGARINKDERSAFDALLDKIDFAKGSKGN from the coding sequence ATGTCATTACCACCGGGATTTCTTGATGAGCTTCGCACGCGGCTGTCCATTGGGCAGGTCGTTGGGCGTAAGGTCATGTGGGATCAGCGTAAGTCCAACCAAGGTAAGGGCGATTTGTGGGCGCCGTGCCCGTTTCATCAGGAAAAGTCAGCGTCGTTCCATGTGGATGACCGCAAAGGGTATTACTACTGCTTTGGGTGCCACGCGAAGGGCGACGCGATTTCGTTTGTGCGTGAAACCGAGAATGTTGGGTTCATGGAGGCCGTAGAAATCTTGGCGGGTGAAGCTGGGATGACGATGCCCAAGCGTGATCCGCAGGCGCAGGCGAAATCGGATCGCCGCACGCTTTTGGCTGAGGTCATGGAACAAGCGGTGCAGTATTACCGACTACAGCTGAAAACTGGCGCGGGCGCTGAGGCGCGTGACTATCTAGCCGGGCGTGGGTTAAACGACGCCGCGTTGGAACGTTGGGAAATCGGTTTGGCACCGCAAGGCTGGCAAAACTTGTGGGACCATCTGACGAGTAAAGGCGTGGCTGAGGATTTGATCCTTGGGGCGGGGCTGGGCAAGCCAAGCAACCAAGGCAAGAAGCCCTACGACACGTTCCGCCATCGCATTATGTTCCCGATCCGCGATGCGCGCGGGCGCTGCATTGCGTTTGGTGGTCGTGCGATTGATCCAAATGATAACGCTAAGTATTTGAATTCCCCCGAGACTGAGCTGTTCGATAAAGGCCGTAGCCTGTTTAACTACGCCCCCGCGCGTGAGGCGGCGGGCAAGGGGCAGCCGTTGCTCGTGGCCGAAGGGTATATGGATGTCATCGCGCTGAGCGAGGCGGGTTTTGGGGCTGCGGTGGCGCCACTGGGAACCGCCGTGACCGAAACGCAGCTACAAATGATGTGGCGGATTGCGCCGGAACCGGTGATTACGCTGGACGGCGACACCGCAGGCCAACGCGCTGCGATGCGGGTGATTGATCTGGCGCTGCCATTGCTTGAGGCTGGGCAATCGGTGCGTTTTGCGATGATGCCTGAGGGCCAAGATCCTGATGATCTGCTGAAATCGGCGGGTGCTGGTGCCATGCGTGAAAAGGTCGAGGGCGCATTGCCGATGGTACAGCTGCTTTGGCAGCGCGAGATTGAAGGTAAGGTTTTTGACAGCCCCGAACGCAAGGCCGCGTTGGATAAGGCGCTGCGCGAAAAGATCAAACTGATCAAAGACCCAAGCATTCGCAGCCACTATGGTCAGGCGATCAAGGACATGCGTTGGGAGCTGTTTAGCAACAATCGCAAACCATCCGGTGGCGGACAGCAACGCAGTACATGGACGCCAAAGGGTGCAAAGTTGCCCGCCCAGATGAGTACGAAAGCATCGCTTCTTGGGGGCGGATCTTCGTCAGAAGACCACTTGCGTGAGGCGGTAATCCTTGCGGTGTTGATCCGCAACCCAAAGATATTGAACGATTTTTACGGTGCGTTAGAGCGGATGCTGTGTTCCGGTCCCGACATTGCCATGCTGCGGGATGCACTGTTGAAGGTCGAACCTGAAGACAATGTTGAAGCATTGCTCAACAACGATTTAGGTGATGCGCCCCTTGCAAAACTATTCGCGCAAGCCCACGTGGCCATTACGCCCGCTGTGCGCCGACCCGACAACGGGGAACTCGCACGGATGTGCCTTGCAGAAGAACTCGCAAAACTTACGTCCCGTCGTGGCCACGCGCATGAGGTTCAAGACGCAATCGATGAAATGAACTCAGATGTTGCCGATGAACGCCTGACGGCGCGCTTGGCACAATCGATCGCGGCGATGAACAACGCAGGCCGACAAGACGGGGACGACAGCGCCCAATACGACACCTCCGACAACGGAGCGCGAATCAATAAAGACGAAAGAAGCGCATTTGATGCACTTTTAGACAAGATCGACTTTGCCAAAGGCAGCAAAGGCAACTAA